One stretch of Punica granatum isolate Tunisia-2019 chromosome 5, ASM765513v2, whole genome shotgun sequence DNA includes these proteins:
- the LOC116207157 gene encoding transcriptional regulator SUPERMAN-like, protein MERNNSLSKTLKDHCAGNNSSHSHLHHPRLCSSKNPWNNNYGSTHTYGRSEDNYLCGISWPPRSYSCSFCKREFRSAQALGGHMNVHRRDRARLRQSSPMEDFHQYPVLSLSSTNPSPTSNHKPNPNPYVASSATPLLITSCSSMSCPTLAPSSALGSLKEVKAADQNLLSSLRSGATESKPKLRSEASIRVQEMGERYKYSNNNMEMDLLSGPNDDYIDLELRLGCP, encoded by the coding sequence ATGGAGAGAAACAACAGTTTGAGCAAAACCCTGAAGGACCACTGCGCCGGCAACAACTCCTCGCATAGCCACCTCCACCATCCCCGGCTGTGCTCGTCGAAAAATCCATGGAACAACAACTATGGCAGCACTCACACCTACGGTAGATCGGAAGATAACTATCTCTGTGGAATCTCATGGCCCCCGAGATCTTACTCCTGCAGCTTCTGCAAGCGGGAGTTCCGATCTGCCCAAGCCCTCGGAGGCCACATGAACGTTCATAGGAGAGACCGGGCACGTCTCCGGCAGTCATCCCCCATGGAGGATTTTCATCAGTACCCGGTTCTCTCCCTGAGCAGTACTAACCCTAGCCCCACCTCGAACCATAAGCCTAACCCTAACCCTTATGTCGCTTCCTCAGCCACTCCCCTCTTGATCACTAgttgctcatcaatgtcttgtCCTACTCTAGCTCCTTCATCAGCATTGGGTTCTCTGAAGGAAGTAAAGGCTGCAGATCAAAACCTGCTTTCCTCTTTGAGATCAGGAGCTACGGAGTCAAAACCGAAGTTGAGGAGTGAAGCTTCGATTAGGGTTCAAGAAATGGGGGAAAGGTACAAGTATTCTAATAATAACATGGAGATGGATCTTCTTAGCGGTCCAAATGATGATtatatagatttggaacttcGCTTAGGATGCCCATAg